From a region of the Ponticoccus alexandrii genome:
- the dctP gene encoding TRAP transporter substrate-binding protein DctP gives MTFVSSLTRRRFLAGLTLAAGLSAVAPAAADTRMLMASGYPEDNFMTVNIRMFLDEITETAEIAVDLKPNGALIPLNSIKGAVQKGQVQLGEVRLGVHANEEPMLDLAGVPFVAPDYPTVWLLKDMQKDYVSDWFDSQGLVLLYQAPWPGAGFYTKGPMDSLEAIQGKRLRIPNTPIQSMGNLMGYNAVLLPFAEVPQAFSTGLIDAMFTSPQTGIDIQAWDHTDHFTYVGASLATNAVFMNRRAFDALTPDQQTAVRTAAARAELRGWEMSAAATEAQIVSLREQGMTIGTLPEDIAAKLDEIAPQLVQDWLNIASPEAAEVYHRYQALR, from the coding sequence ATGACATTCGTATCTTCTCTGACCCGCCGCCGTTTTCTTGCCGGCCTTACCCTGGCCGCAGGTCTTTCAGCCGTGGCGCCCGCCGCCGCCGATACCCGGATGCTGATGGCCTCCGGCTATCCGGAAGACAACTTCATGACCGTCAATATCCGCATGTTCCTCGACGAGATCACCGAAACCGCAGAGATCGCCGTTGATTTGAAGCCGAACGGCGCGCTCATACCGCTCAACTCGATCAAGGGAGCGGTACAGAAGGGGCAGGTCCAGCTGGGCGAGGTGCGCCTTGGAGTCCATGCCAACGAGGAACCGATGCTGGACCTTGCAGGCGTGCCCTTTGTCGCGCCTGACTATCCGACGGTCTGGCTGCTGAAAGACATGCAGAAGGATTACGTTTCGGACTGGTTCGACAGTCAGGGGCTGGTGCTGCTCTACCAGGCACCCTGGCCGGGGGCGGGGTTCTATACCAAAGGGCCTATGGACTCGTTGGAGGCCATTCAGGGAAAACGCCTGCGGATCCCCAACACGCCGATCCAATCCATGGGCAACCTGATGGGCTACAACGCCGTGTTGCTGCCATTTGCAGAGGTGCCACAGGCGTTTTCAACCGGGCTGATCGACGCGATGTTCACCAGCCCGCAGACCGGGATCGATATCCAGGCCTGGGATCATACCGATCACTTCACCTATGTCGGCGCCTCGCTGGCCACCAATGCCGTCTTCATGAACCGCCGGGCCTTCGACGCGCTGACGCCCGATCAGCAGACCGCTGTCCGCACCGCTGCCGCCCGTGCCGAACTGCGGGGCTGGGAGATGAGCGCCGCGGCCACCGAGGCGCAGATCGTGAGCCTGCGCGAACAGGGCATGACCATCGGCACGCTGCCCGAGGATATTGCCGCAAAGCTGGACGAGATTGCGCCGCAGCTTGTGCAGGACTGGCTGAACATCGCCTCGCCAGAGGCGGCAGAGGTCTACCATCGCTATCAGGCGCTGCGCTGA
- a CDS encoding TRAP transporter small permease, which produces MHPEANSNLAGPERPVLRRTLDRLYEAGGTLAALAILGMLVAILVQMGLRLIAVPFDATALSGYLLAAATFLGLAHTQRAGAHIRVRMLIDRLPQAARHPADRLALALFLGLALYATWWAVELVRFAWIYNEMSEGLLAIPLWLPKTAMALGLALLSVSLADALITGAPDTQDNTESHDG; this is translated from the coding sequence ATGCATCCGGAAGCAAATTCAAACCTCGCAGGGCCGGAAAGGCCGGTCCTGCGCAGAACGCTTGACCGGCTGTACGAGGCGGGCGGAACGCTCGCGGCGCTTGCCATTCTTGGGATGCTGGTGGCGATCCTGGTCCAGATGGGGTTGCGGCTGATCGCGGTGCCTTTCGATGCCACGGCGCTGTCGGGCTACCTGCTTGCCGCAGCGACTTTCCTTGGCCTGGCACATACGCAAAGGGCAGGTGCGCACATCCGCGTGCGCATGCTGATCGACCGGCTGCCACAGGCTGCGCGCCACCCGGCGGACCGGCTGGCGCTGGCGCTGTTCCTCGGCCTTGCACTGTATGCGACATGGTGGGCGGTAGAGCTGGTGCGCTTCGCATGGATCTACAACGAGATGAGCGAGGGGCTACTCGCGATCCCGCTCTGGCTTCCGAAGACGGCGATGGCGCTGGGGCTGGCGCTGCTGTCGGTATCGCTGGCGGATGCGCTGATCACCGGTGCACCGGACACTCAGGACAACACGGAGAGCCACGATGGCTGA
- a CDS encoding TRAP transporter large permease — protein sequence MAETLIYGLAVFSVIVALLAGGLWVAPALIAGGCLALYALTGVPVGSLLASSIWDASHHWPLTALPLFVWMGEILFRSRLSSDLYQGLAPMLGRLPGGLLHVNVVGCGVMASITGSSAVTAATIGRMSLPELDRQGYDQRLAIGSLAGSGTLGLLIPPSIMMIVYGVLTQQSIARLFIAGLLPGLMLMLLFAGYIAARAILSPDTAPRLPERMPLAAKLWAMRRLAPVFALMALVIGAIYGGVATPTEAATLGVLGALGISAAYRTLNWQSFRDALGAAVRTSCMITFILCSAAFLSVALGFAGVPSALSGAIAGWDLSPYALLLVLTGLYLFLGCFLEGASMMVLTLPIVQPLVEAAGFDMIWFGIFLIICIEMAQITPPVGMNLFVLQGMTGRGLPLIFRSSLPFFVLMLVALVLISLVPGIVLWPVGGLS from the coding sequence ATGGCTGAAACGCTGATTTACGGTCTGGCGGTCTTTTCCGTCATCGTTGCCCTGCTGGCCGGAGGCCTGTGGGTCGCGCCGGCCCTGATCGCCGGAGGCTGTCTGGCGCTTTACGCGCTGACGGGCGTGCCGGTCGGTTCGCTGCTGGCGTCCAGCATCTGGGACGCCAGTCACCATTGGCCGCTGACTGCCCTGCCGCTGTTCGTCTGGATGGGCGAGATCCTGTTCCGAAGCCGACTGTCCTCGGATCTCTATCAAGGGCTTGCGCCGATGCTGGGACGGCTGCCGGGCGGGTTGCTGCATGTCAATGTCGTGGGCTGCGGCGTGATGGCGTCGATCACGGGCTCAAGTGCCGTCACCGCCGCGACCATCGGCCGGATGAGCCTGCCAGAGCTCGACCGGCAGGGCTACGACCAACGGCTGGCCATCGGGTCGCTGGCGGGATCGGGTACGCTGGGCCTGCTCATCCCGCCATCGATCATGATGATCGTCTACGGCGTTCTGACCCAGCAGAGCATTGCGCGCCTGTTCATCGCCGGTCTGCTGCCGGGTCTGATGCTGATGCTGCTGTTTGCCGGATACATCGCGGCGCGGGCGATCCTGTCCCCCGACACCGCGCCGCGCCTTCCGGAAAGGATGCCCCTCGCGGCGAAACTCTGGGCGATGCGCAGGCTGGCCCCGGTCTTCGCCCTGATGGCGCTGGTGATCGGCGCGATCTACGGCGGCGTCGCCACCCCGACCGAGGCGGCAACGCTGGGCGTTCTGGGCGCACTCGGAATATCGGCGGCTTATCGCACCCTGAACTGGCAGTCCTTCCGCGACGCGCTCGGCGCGGCGGTGCGGACCTCGTGCATGATTACCTTTATCCTGTGCAGCGCCGCTTTCCTCTCGGTCGCGCTCGGCTTTGCCGGGGTACCCTCAGCCCTGTCCGGCGCCATTGCCGGTTGGGACCTCTCGCCCTACGCGCTGCTGCTGGTTCTGACCGGGTTGTACCTGTTTCTCGGCTGCTTCCTTGAAGGCGCCTCGATGATGGTGCTGACTCTGCCCATCGTGCAGCCGCTGGTCGAGGCAGCGGGCTTCGACATGATCTGGTTCGGAATCTTCCTCATCATCTGCATCGAGATGGCCCAGATCACGCCGCCGGTCGGCATGAACCTCTTTGTTCTGCAGGGGATGACGGGACGCGGCCTGCCGCTGATCTTCCGGTCGAGCCTGCCGTTCTTTGTCCTGATGCTGGTGGCGCTGGTACTTATTAGCCTTGTGCCGGGCATCGTGCTCTGGCCGGTCGGAGGGTTGTCATGA
- a CDS encoding M20/M25/M40 family metallo-hydrolase, translating into MTLAKSTPSDAAALRHLKALVAQPSVFTASDYTGITDYCETVLRQAGARCHRIASARPGRAGLFASLGPEGPGGVLLSGHLDVVPVDGQPWTGDPFSLSLRDGRAYGRGAADMKGFVACALAAFEAAAGTTLAAPLKLVLSFDEEAGCLGIAEMLPHLVPSIGLADLCIVGEPTEMRLVTGHKGKASYRVDCHGGSGHSALAPTLPSALHMAADVIGILRRIQTELTSAERPAPGYAVPCSTLHAGVLSGGVALNMVPERATLECEIRYLPQSGLDDTEGRLLGGIAALADRNRDDFARDDIGIEVTRTSHYPGLDTVLSAALRDYLLRLGAEGVAGAVDFGTEAGYLAELGMPVVICGPGRIAQAHQPDEFVALDQLSKCTAMLDRLVDSLAAGPPDIRGAP; encoded by the coding sequence ATGACGCTTGCGAAGTCCACACCCAGCGACGCGGCTGCGCTGCGACATCTGAAGGCGTTGGTCGCGCAGCCCTCTGTTTTCACCGCGTCCGACTACACCGGCATCACAGATTACTGCGAAACCGTGCTCCGGCAGGCCGGAGCGAGGTGCCACCGGATCGCCAGTGCCCGGCCCGGGCGCGCCGGACTGTTCGCCAGTCTCGGGCCGGAGGGGCCAGGCGGGGTTCTGCTATCCGGGCATCTCGATGTCGTGCCGGTCGATGGGCAGCCGTGGACGGGCGACCCCTTCAGCCTGTCGCTTCGGGACGGACGCGCCTATGGTCGCGGCGCGGCGGACATGAAGGGGTTTGTCGCCTGTGCGCTGGCGGCCTTCGAGGCGGCAGCCGGAACCACGCTGGCGGCGCCGCTGAAGCTGGTCCTGTCTTTCGACGAGGAAGCGGGCTGCCTTGGAATTGCGGAGATGCTGCCGCATCTGGTTCCTTCCATCGGGCTTGCCGACCTGTGCATCGTCGGGGAACCGACGGAGATGCGGCTGGTGACAGGGCACAAGGGCAAGGCCTCCTACCGTGTCGACTGCCATGGCGGCTCGGGTCATTCCGCTCTGGCCCCGACCCTGCCGAGCGCCCTGCACATGGCGGCGGATGTCATCGGGATACTGCGGCGGATCCAAACGGAGCTGACGTCGGCAGAGCGCCCCGCACCCGGCTATGCGGTGCCCTGCTCGACACTGCATGCGGGGGTGCTCTCTGGTGGTGTGGCGCTGAACATGGTGCCCGAACGCGCAACGCTGGAATGTGAGATTCGGTATCTTCCGCAAAGCGGGCTGGACGACACGGAAGGGCGGCTGCTGGGCGGGATCGCGGCACTGGCAGACCGCAACCGCGACGACTTCGCCCGCGACGACATCGGGATCGAGGTAACCCGGACAAGCCATTATCCCGGGCTCGATACCGTCCTGTCCGCTGCGCTGAGGGACTATCTGTTGCGTCTGGGCGCGGAGGGCGTGGCCGGTGCTGTCGATTTCGGGACGGAAGCCGGATATCTGGCCGAACTCGGGATGCCGGTGGTGATCTGTGGGCCGGGCCGCATTGCACAGGCGCATCAGCCGGACGAATTCGTGGCGCTGGACCAGCTCTCGAAGTGCACGGCCATGCTTGACCGGCTGGTCGACAGCCTGGCCGCCGGTCCCCCCGACATCCGCGGAGCGCCGTGA
- a CDS encoding aspartate ammonia-lyase codes for MVHNHRDETDSIGTWAVPVDALYGIQTARALDNFNLSDVRLKDFPEIVVALVMVKKAAALANADLGAISARASAAIVAACDEIIAGRHHDAFAVDMIQGGAGTSTNMNANEVIANLAALMLGRRPGDHGDIHPNDTVNRSQSTNDVYPTAMRLAVLSQCAPLVTALEGLCRSFDRKAVAFSGIRKVGRTQLQDAVPITLGEEFAAFSAAIRNDMRRLTQISEVLREVNLGGTAVGTGVNAPRGYQALAVSKLAAIFGTPLTAHADLLAASYDQSAFVTYSGILKRVAVKLSKISNDLRLLSSGPLAGIGEIRLPPVQAGSSIMPGKVNPVIPEAVNQVAYEVIGRDVTVTMAAEAGQLQLNAMEPVMVYSILQSTRLLTRAAKMLDEKCVAGIEADRGRCAELLDKSMAMAASLVPVIGYDKAARAAKLALAEGISLREAVLREGFLQTSELEELLSAPISQPVMQPLDQALA; via the coding sequence ATGGTACACAACCACCGCGACGAGACGGACAGTATCGGCACATGGGCCGTACCCGTCGATGCGCTTTACGGCATTCAGACCGCCCGGGCGCTGGACAATTTCAACCTGTCCGACGTCCGTCTGAAGGACTTTCCCGAGATCGTCGTTGCGCTGGTCATGGTCAAGAAGGCTGCGGCCCTTGCCAATGCCGATCTGGGGGCGATTTCCGCCCGGGCTTCGGCGGCAATCGTCGCCGCCTGCGACGAGATCATCGCGGGCCGCCACCACGACGCCTTCGCGGTGGACATGATTCAGGGCGGCGCTGGCACCTCGACCAACATGAATGCCAACGAGGTGATCGCCAATCTCGCGGCGCTGATGCTGGGCCGACGCCCGGGGGATCACGGCGACATTCACCCCAACGACACCGTGAACCGCTCGCAGTCCACCAATGACGTCTATCCGACGGCCATGCGGCTTGCGGTGCTTAGCCAATGCGCGCCGCTTGTGACCGCACTTGAGGGGCTGTGCCGGTCCTTTGATCGCAAGGCCGTGGCGTTTTCCGGGATACGGAAGGTGGGGCGTACGCAGCTACAGGACGCGGTCCCGATCACGCTGGGCGAAGAGTTCGCGGCTTTTTCGGCGGCGATCCGGAACGACATGCGGCGGCTGACCCAGATTTCCGAGGTCCTGCGCGAGGTGAACCTTGGGGGCACGGCTGTCGGCACCGGCGTGAATGCGCCCCGGGGCTATCAGGCGCTGGCGGTGTCCAAGCTTGCCGCGATCTTCGGCACGCCGCTGACTGCCCACGCAGACCTGCTGGCGGCCTCTTACGATCAAAGCGCCTTTGTCACCTATTCGGGCATCCTGAAGCGGGTTGCGGTAAAGCTATCGAAGATCAGCAACGACCTCCGGCTGCTCAGTAGCGGCCCGCTTGCGGGGATCGGCGAGATACGCCTGCCGCCCGTGCAGGCCGGATCGTCCATCATGCCGGGCAAGGTCAACCCGGTCATTCCCGAGGCGGTGAATCAGGTCGCATACGAGGTGATCGGCCGGGATGTCACCGTGACCATGGCGGCGGAAGCCGGGCAGTTGCAGCTGAACGCCATGGAGCCGGTGATGGTTTACAGCATCCTGCAATCCACGCGGCTGCTGACGCGCGCTGCAAAGATGCTGGACGAAAAATGCGTGGCAGGCATCGAGGCGGATCGGGGGCGCTGCGCCGAGTTGCTTGACAAGAGCATGGCGATGGCCGCATCGCTGGTTCCGGTCATCGGCTACGACAAGGCCGCCCGAGCCGCCAAGCTTGCGCTGGCAGAGGGCATCTCGTTGCGTGAGGCAGTCTTGCGCGAGGGGTTTCTGCAAACGTCAGAGCTTGAGGAACTCTTGTCCGCGCCGATCAGCCAGCCTGTTATGCAACCGCTGGATCAGGCGTTAGCGTGA
- a CDS encoding EamA family transporter, producing MARRTDLILTGLAPAIWGSTYIVTTELLPDGYPMTVAMLRALPAGLLLLVVTRSLPRGIWLARSFLLGALNFSVFWWLLFVAAYRLPGGVAATVGAVQPLVVLYLSKLLLDQGVRPAAVIAGVGGLLGVGLLVLTPGAALDWVGLLAALGGALSMAFGTVLTRRWQPPVPALTFTAWQLTAGGALLLPIAFLIEPALPPLDTAAVFGFVWLGLIGGAATYFLWFRGIARLDPATVAPLGLLSPVAATILGLAILGETLSIVQAAGMMLVLSSVWFAQRAQLRAVTPVAMRA from the coding sequence ATGGCCCGCAGAACCGACCTGATCCTGACGGGGCTCGCCCCGGCGATCTGGGGCAGCACCTATATCGTCACGACTGAGCTTCTGCCCGATGGCTACCCGATGACGGTGGCCATGCTGCGGGCCTTGCCCGCCGGGCTTCTGCTGCTTGTCGTGACCCGCAGCCTGCCGCGCGGCATATGGCTGGCGCGGTCCTTCCTGCTGGGGGCGCTGAACTTCTCGGTCTTCTGGTGGCTTCTCTTCGTGGCTGCCTACCGCCTGCCCGGAGGCGTCGCGGCCACGGTGGGGGCGGTCCAGCCGCTGGTCGTGCTGTATCTGTCGAAACTGCTGCTGGATCAGGGCGTCCGGCCCGCCGCCGTGATCGCGGGGGTCGGCGGTCTCCTCGGCGTCGGGCTGCTTGTCCTCACCCCGGGCGCGGCGCTCGACTGGGTCGGCCTGCTTGCGGCCCTGGGCGGGGCGCTCTCCATGGCGTTCGGAACGGTGCTGACCCGCAGATGGCAGCCGCCGGTGCCCGCGCTGACCTTCACCGCGTGGCAACTGACCGCTGGCGGCGCGCTCCTGCTGCCGATTGCGTTCCTGATCGAGCCCGCCCTGCCGCCGCTCGACACCGCTGCGGTATTCGGCTTCGTCTGGCTGGGACTGATCGGCGGCGCCGCCACCTACTTCCTGTGGTTCCGGGGCATTGCCCGTCTGGACCCCGCGACCGTCGCGCCGCTTGGCCTGCTCAGTCCCGTCGCCGCCACGATTCTGGGCCTCGCGATCCTTGGCGAAACGCTGAGCATCGTTCAGGCCGCCGGCATGATGCTTGTCCTGTCCAGTGTCTGGTTTGCACAGCGCGCGCAGCTGCGCGCAGTCACCCCGGTGGCAATGCGGGCCTGA
- a CDS encoding MarR family transcriptional regulator has product MVDDVDRILEQWRQARPDLDVGAMGPLGRLSRVFHHFSRSMGETFARHGLNAAGFDVLATLRRSPPPHALSPGALMASMMITSGTMTNRIEQLAKAGLVTRTSDSADARRAVVKLTPKGFDLIDKAIADHVQTQAALLSGLSDQEIARFDTLLRALLKTTGEGD; this is encoded by the coding sequence ATGGTGGATGATGTGGACCGGATACTGGAGCAATGGCGGCAGGCGCGCCCCGACCTCGATGTCGGGGCCATGGGACCGCTCGGGCGCCTGTCGCGGGTCTTTCACCACTTTTCGCGCAGCATGGGAGAGACCTTTGCGCGTCACGGGCTGAACGCCGCCGGATTCGACGTGCTGGCCACGTTGCGCCGGTCGCCGCCGCCGCATGCGTTGTCACCGGGCGCGCTGATGGCCTCGATGATGATCACCTCGGGCACGATGACCAACCGGATCGAGCAACTGGCGAAGGCCGGGCTGGTCACGCGGACTTCCGACAGCGCAGACGCCCGCCGCGCAGTGGTGAAACTGACCCCGAAGGGCTTCGATCTGATCGACAAGGCGATCGCCGATCATGTTCAGACGCAAGCCGCCCTGTTGTCAGGTCTCTCCGATCAGGAAATCGCCCGGTTCGATACCCTGCTGCGCGCCCTGTTGAAGACCACCGGGGAGGGTGACTAG
- a CDS encoding FepA family TonB-dependent siderophore receptor, translating to MASTRGRLARGSAFFLISTTLAAPLIAQSAPEGASMALGTIVLTAEEQIKQALGVSTITEEDLKEQPVVNDVAEIIRKMPGVNLSGTSPSGQRGNQRQIDIRGMGPENVLILIDGKPVLSRTAVKQGRSGERDTRGDTNWVPVEMVESIEVIRGPAAARYGSGAAGGVVNIITKAPENDLLQLGMKFDVPENDQEGATQRYNLLWAKRLNSDVALRFTASYNRSEGDDPDINAETVEGEVCTDRGGNEVACTYPAGVEGVVNKDASLLFSWTPTDTDKVDLEFGYSRQGNIYAGDVLLGSGLSDGGTSLADTLADDGAETNVMERKTFALTHTGDYAWGGLMSFVQYERTNNRRLSEGLNGGGEGAINSDSDWDEAVLDILSGKSELYLDRTVFGRPSALTLGMELRYEKLDLSEYTANGISFDYGNTSADPDQNDPVTEQLNVGLYYEHNIEATDRLTLTPSLRLDWADSFGHNWSGGLNASYALTPEWTINGGIAKAFKSPSLYQMSEQYVYRTRGNGCPYYIDGAGNLDRYSQCVVLGNDNLKPETSINKEIGIAYAGTNGINATLTYFHNGYRDKIQSSTTRLGSYTDGGITYNMFQWDNVPEAVVSGVEGSFAMPLGDRFDVAINGTYMIESEQKIPLDGGATIKAPLSLVPEYTINGSLSWQATDRLTVIPSFTHFGKIDASPYSATTGGANGDLQDRDPYTLWNLAMTYEFDNGFDLSAGATNIFNTSIKRSGDGANTYNEPERAFYVGLTKTF from the coding sequence ATGGCATCCACGCGTGGACGGCTGGCCCGAGGGTCGGCTTTTTTCCTGATATCGACGACCCTGGCGGCCCCGCTGATCGCGCAGTCGGCACCGGAGGGGGCGTCGATGGCGCTCGGGACCATTGTTCTGACCGCCGAGGAACAGATCAAGCAGGCGCTCGGCGTCTCGACGATCACCGAAGAGGATCTGAAAGAACAGCCCGTCGTCAACGACGTGGCCGAGATCATCCGCAAGATGCCGGGTGTGAACCTGTCGGGGACCTCGCCCTCGGGGCAGCGCGGCAACCAGCGCCAGATCGACATTCGCGGCATGGGGCCGGAGAACGTGCTGATCCTGATCGACGGCAAGCCGGTGCTGTCGCGCACCGCGGTCAAGCAAGGCCGCTCGGGCGAGCGGGACACCCGCGGTGACACCAACTGGGTGCCGGTCGAGATGGTCGAAAGCATCGAGGTCATCCGTGGCCCGGCGGCGGCCCGCTACGGGTCGGGCGCGGCCGGTGGCGTGGTCAACATCATCACCAAGGCCCCCGAGAACGATCTGCTGCAACTGGGCATGAAGTTCGATGTCCCCGAGAACGATCAGGAAGGGGCCACCCAGCGCTATAACCTGCTCTGGGCCAAGCGGCTGAACAGCGACGTCGCGCTGCGCTTCACCGCAAGCTACAACAGGAGCGAGGGTGACGACCCGGACATCAACGCCGAGACGGTCGAGGGCGAGGTCTGCACCGACCGCGGCGGCAACGAGGTGGCGTGCACCTACCCCGCTGGTGTCGAAGGTGTCGTGAACAAGGACGCCTCGCTGCTGTTCAGCTGGACACCGACCGACACCGACAAGGTCGATCTCGAATTCGGCTACTCCCGGCAGGGCAATATCTACGCCGGTGACGTGCTTCTGGGCAGCGGCCTGTCAGACGGCGGCACATCCCTTGCCGATACCCTTGCCGACGACGGCGCCGAGACCAACGTGATGGAGCGCAAGACCTTCGCGCTGACCCATACCGGCGACTACGCATGGGGCGGGCTGATGAGCTTCGTCCAGTACGAGCGCACCAACAACCGCCGCCTGTCCGAAGGGCTAAACGGCGGCGGCGAAGGCGCGATCAACAGCGACAGCGACTGGGACGAGGCGGTGCTGGATATCCTGTCGGGCAAGTCCGAGCTCTACCTCGACCGAACTGTCTTTGGCCGGCCCTCTGCCCTGACGCTGGGCATGGAGCTGCGTTATGAAAAGCTGGACCTGTCGGAGTACACCGCGAATGGCATCAGCTTCGACTACGGCAACACCAGTGCCGATCCCGACCAGAACGATCCCGTGACCGAGCAGCTGAACGTCGGTCTCTACTACGAGCACAATATCGAAGCGACCGACCGGCTGACGCTGACCCCCTCGTTGCGGCTGGATTGGGCCGACAGCTTCGGCCACAACTGGTCGGGCGGTCTGAACGCCTCTTACGCGCTGACGCCGGAATGGACGATCAACGGCGGTATCGCCAAGGCGTTCAAATCGCCGAGCCTTTACCAGATGTCCGAGCAATACGTCTACCGGACCCGCGGCAACGGCTGCCCCTATTACATCGACGGGGCGGGCAATCTGGACCGTTACAGCCAGTGCGTGGTGCTGGGGAACGACAACCTGAAGCCCGAGACCTCGATCAACAAGGAAATCGGCATCGCTTATGCCGGGACCAACGGCATCAACGCGACGCTGACCTATTTCCACAACGGCTACCGCGACAAGATCCAGTCCAGCACGACGCGTCTGGGTTCGTACACGGACGGTGGTATCACCTACAACATGTTCCAGTGGGACAACGTGCCCGAAGCGGTGGTCTCCGGTGTCGAGGGCAGCTTTGCCATGCCGCTGGGCGACCGCTTCGACGTGGCCATCAACGGCACCTACATGATCGAGTCCGAGCAGAAGATCCCTCTGGATGGCGGCGCGACCATCAAGGCGCCGCTGTCGCTGGTGCCAGAGTACACGATCAACGGCTCGCTGTCGTGGCAGGCGACCGACCGGCTGACGGTCATCCCCTCCTTCACCCACTTCGGCAAGATCGACGCCTCGCCCTACAGTGCCACGACGGGCGGCGCGAACGGCGATCTGCAGGACCGCGATCCCTACACCCTGTGGAACCTCGCCATGACCTATGAATTCGATAACGGCTTCGACCTGTCGGCGGGGGCGACCAACATCTTCAACACCTCGATCAAGCGGTCGGGTGACGGGGCGAACACCTATAACGAGCCCGAGCGGGCCTTCTATGTCGGGCTGACGAAGACCTTCTGA
- a CDS encoding thioesterase domain-containing protein translates to MTLPPDRLRRFDRRLARLYLAGVERLCSEGPLSLLGWSFGGLIAHAIAPRPVDAPCKGWCCWKPLPWTAGGPGPSRTGPLPFGRF, encoded by the coding sequence ATGACCCTTCCCCCGGATCGTCTGCGTCGCTTTGACCGCCGGCTCGCACGGCTTTACCTCGCCGGGGTGGAAAGGCTTTGCTCCGAAGGCCCTCTGTCGCTGCTGGGCTGGTCGTTTGGGGGTCTCATCGCTCATGCCATCGCGCCGAGGCCCGTGGACGCGCCGTGCAAAGGCTGGTGCTGCTGGAAGCCTCTCCCTTGGACTGCTGGCGGGCCAGGCCCGAGTCGGACGGGACCGCTGCCCTTCGGACGTTTCTGA
- a CDS encoding Dabb family protein, with the protein MIRHIVFFTARNDGNIEAIRKGLQKLTGIPHAQHLEIALNKKSDPTSKEIDVVVYGEFADEAALAAYKAHETYAESIRDVKPLRELRFAVNYDQTQAITRPDDTD; encoded by the coding sequence ATGATCCGTCACATCGTCTTCTTCACCGCCCGGAACGACGGCAATATCGAGGCTATCCGCAAGGGGCTGCAAAAGCTGACGGGCATCCCGCATGCCCAGCATCTCGAAATCGCGCTGAACAAGAAGTCGGACCCGACCAGCAAGGAAATCGACGTGGTCGTCTATGGCGAATTCGCGGACGAGGCCGCGCTTGCGGCCTACAAGGCGCATGAAACCTACGCGGAGTCGATCCGCGACGTGAAACCCCTGCGCGAGTTGCGCTTCGCGGTGAACTACGACCAGACCCAAGCGATCACCCGTCCCGATGACACCGACTGA